From Brassica oleracea var. oleracea cultivar TO1000 chromosome C3, BOL, whole genome shotgun sequence, a single genomic window includes:
- the LOC106328715 gene encoding magnesium transporter MRS2-2-like: MAYNNNGNAVAAADPLPGKKTKLQSSRSWVSIVATGESETLDVDKYAIMHRVQIHARDLRILDPNLSYPSTILGRERAVVLNLEHIKAIITADEVLLRDPSDENVIPVLKELERRLPVGNEAQHGQGDGKESSAAQNDADAGEEDDSPFEFRALEVFLEAICSFLAARTTELETAAYPALDELTSKISSRNLDRVRKLKSAMTRLTARVQKVRDELEQLLDDDDDMADLYLSRKLSSASSASSSPNCYLTSPTIGSKISRASRASLATARGDENDVEELEMLLEAYFMQIDSTLNRLTTLREYIDDTEDYINIQLDNHRNQLIQLELVLSSGTVCSAFYSLVAGIFGMNIPYTWNDNHGYMFKYVVILTGAICVILFTFIMSHARYKGLVGS; this comes from the exons ATGGCGTATAATAATAACGGAAACGCGGTTGCGGCGGCGGATCCTTTGCCGGGGAAGAAGACGAAGCTTCAGTCGTCTCGGAGTTGGGTCAGCATAGTCGCGACGGGGGAGAGTGAGACGCTAGATGTCGATAAGTATGCTATCATGCACCGTGTTCAGATCCACGCTCGCGATCTCAGGATCCTCGACCCGAATCTGTCGTACCCGTCTACTATTCTTGGCCGAGAGAGAGCCGTTGTGTTGAATTTGGAG CATATCAAGGCGATTATCACTGCCGATGAG GTTTTGCTTAGGGATCCATCGGATGAGAATGTTATTCCCGTTCTGAAGGAGCTAGAAAGACGCTTACCTGTTGGAAACGAAGCACAGCATGGTCAAGGAGATGGGAAAGAGAGCTCAGCTGCACAGAATGACGCTGATGCTGGTGAAGAAGATG ATTCCCCGTTTGAGTTCCGGGCGCTGGAGGTTTTCTTGGAAGCAATATGTAGCTTCTTGGCTGCAAGGACAACAGAGTTAGAAACAGCTGCTTATCCTGCTTTGGATGAGCTTACCTCGAAG ATTAGCAGCCGTAACTTGGATAGAGTTCGGAAGTTGAAGAGTGCCATGACTCGGTTGACAGCTCGAGTTCAAAAG GTAAGAGATGAGCTCGAACAGTTGCTGGATGATGACGATGACATGGCGGATCTTTACCTCTCAAGGAAACTCTCTAGTGCTTCCTCCGCGTCAAGTAGTCCAAACTGCTATCTTACTTCCCCAACAATAGGTTCCAAGATTTCAAGAGCTAGCAGAGCGAGTTTAGCCACAGCTCGTGGCGATGAAAATGATGTTGAAGAACTTGAAATGTTGCTCGAG GCATACTTCATGCAAATCGACAGCACTCTGAATAGATTAACAACA CTACGTGAGTACATCGATGACACAGAGGACTACATTAACATCCAA CTAGACAATCATCGTAATCAGCTGATTCAG TTGGAGCTTGTGTTAAGTTCTGGAACCGTTTGCTCAGCATTTTACTCTCTTGTTGCTGGAATCTTCGGGATGAACATTCCATACACATGGAACGATAACCATGGATACATGTTCAAATAT GTCGTGATCCTGACGGGAGCAATTTGTGTAATCTTGTTCACGTTCATAATGTCACACGCTCGGTACAAAGGGCTTGTTGGATCTTGA
- the LOC106327993 gene encoding filaggrin-2 yields the protein MDLNESGLHFSRTNGITKLDHNYGDTALSLKCLGSTHYNHKLCSDVSNCPDGGCGLVLGLGPTPPSYYYNVNKVSASSGTFQELSSGGNSILQLGPPAVTTMDAFSSLDCSLLTYTETNVSQADEGSTSAKRSGGYMSSLFFAARTETVRKPSRMQEWSNNSQLSHHESEFSERTVSATSSQHRTTNPKKCKFMGCTKGARGASGLCIGHGGGQRCQKPGCNKGAESKTTFCKAHGGGKRCQHLGCTKSAEGKTDYCISHGGGRRCGFPEGCGKAARGKSGLCIKHGGGKRCRIEGCTRSAEGQAGLCISHGGGRRCQSPGCTKGAQGSTNYCKAHGGGKRCIFAGCTKGAEGSTPLCKAHGGGKRCMFDGGGICPKSVHGGTSFCVAHGGGKRCVVAGCTKSARGRTDCCVKHGGGKRCKSIGCEKSAQGSTDFCKAHGGGKRCSWGGDWKCEKFARGKSGLCAAHNSIAQEKGGSKIGLIGPGLFRGLVSTSSQTTATTTTTTTDHSQSGVSAVSDCTDSIDGSLHHQPEKRQKVMIPMQVLVPPSMKSLSFTDAERPETETNNNSGSSNGRNVFDFMIPEERVHGGGLMSLLNGSMNKTLH from the coding sequence ATGGATTTGAACGAGAGTGGCCTTCACTTTTCTCGTACCAACGGTATTACAAAGCTTGATCACAATTACGGTGACACTGCTCTCAGCTTGAAATGCCTTGGAAGCACTCACTACAACCACAAGCTTTGCTCTGATGTTTCTAACTGTCCTGATGGTGGTTGCGGCTTGGTTCTCGGTTTAGGTCCAACACCGCCCTCTTACTATTACAATGTCAACAAAGTCTCAGCTTCTTCTGGGACTTTTCAAGAACTCTCATCAGGAGGCAACTCAATTCTGCAACTCGGTCCTCCCGCTGTCACCACCATGGATGCTTTCAGCAGCCTTGATTGCTCGTTGCTGACATATACAGAGACTAATGTGTCCCAAGCTGATGAGGGTTCCACCTCTGCAAAGCGATCTGGTGGCTATATGTCATCGCTTTTCTTCGCTGCAAGGACCGAAACCGTTAGAAAACCTTCAAGAATGCAAGAGTGGAGTAATAATTCACAGCTGAGCCATCATGAGTCAGAGTTCTCTGAAAGAACGGTATCCGCCACATCTTCTCAGCACAGGACGACCAACCCCAAAAAGTGCAAGTTCATGGGATGCACCAAAGGAGCCAGAGGAGCATCAGGGCTCTGCATTGGCCACGGAGGTGGTCAGAGATGTCAAAAACCAGGCTGCAACAAAGGCGCCGAGAGCAAAACCACTTTCTGCAAAGCCCACGGTGGAGGAAAGAGATGCCAGCACTTGGGATGTACCAAAAGCGCTGAAGGAAAAACTGATTATTGTATATCTCATGGAGGTGGAAGACGCTGTGGGTTCCCTGAGGGATGCGGTAAAGCTGCGCGCGGCAAATCAGGGCTATGCATCAAACACGGCGGTGGCAAGAGGTGTAGGATCGAAGGATGCACAAGAAGCGCTGAGGGTCAAGCCGGGCTTTGTATCTCGCACGGTGGTGGGAGGCGTTGTCAGTCTCCAGGGTGTACAAAAGGTGCTCAAGGGAGTACAAACTACTGCAAAGCTCACGGTGGTGGGAAACGCTGCATATTCGCTGGATGTACTAAAGGAGCAGAAGGTAGTACTCCGCTCTGTAAAGCTCACGGTGGAGGGAAGCGTTGTATGTTTGATGGAGGTGGGATTTGTCCTAAGAGTGTCCACGGTGGGACGAGCTTCTGTGTAGCGCATGGTGGTGGGAAGAGATGTGTGGTTGCAGGGTGTACTAAGAGCGCTCGTGGGAGGACTGATTGTTGTGTGAAGCATGGTGGTGGGAAACGGTGTAAGTCTATTGGGTGTGAGAAGAGTGCGCAAGGGAGTACTGACTTCTGCAAGGCGCATGGTGGAGGTAAACGGTGCTCTTGGGGAGGAGATTGGAAGTGCGAGAAGTTTGCTAGAGGGAAGAGCGGTTTATGCGCTGCGCATAACAGTATAGCTCAGGAGAAAGGTGGAAGCAAGATTGGTTTGATTGGGCCTGGACTTTTCCGTGGACTTGTCTCTACCTCTTCTCAAACTACTGCTACTACTACTACTACTACAACTGATCATTCTCAGTCTGGAGTCAGTGCTGTTTCTGATTGCACAGACTCCATTGATGGCTCGCTACATCATCAGCCTGAGAAGAGGCAGAAGGTGATGATACCAATGCAGGTGCTTGTGCCTCCTTCGATGAAATCTTTAAGCTTTACGGACGCTGAGAGACCAGAAACGGAAACAAACAACAACAGTGGGAGCAGCAATGGGAGGAACGTCTTTGACTTTATGATTCCGGAGGAGAGAGTTCATGGCGGTGG